DNA from Brachyspira aalborgi:
TAATAATTTAATTTTATCCATTTTATAATCCTATAACTTTTCTTATCTCTTCAATATTATTTTCAACTTTTATCGGAGCGTTTGATATTTTAATCGCGTTATCGGGGTCCTTCAAGCCGTTGCCTGTGAGAACGGAAACTATAATATCGCCTTTTTTTAATTTGCCATTTTTATAAGTTTTAATTATTCCCGCCAAAGACGCGGCGGACGCTGGTTCTGCAAATATTCCTTCCTCTTTTGCGAGCATAGAATAGGCTTCGAGTATTTCATCGTCCGTTACAGAATCTATAAAGCCTTTAGATTCGTTTGCAGCATTAACCGCTAATTTCCAACTTGCAGGATTTCCTATTTTTATCGCTGTAGCCAAAGTTTGAGGATTTTCTATAATTTTATTTTTAACGATTGCCGCAGAACCTTCCGCTTCAAAACCTATCATTTTAGGCAAATTAGAAACTATATTTTTATCTTTATATTCTTTAAAACCCATCCAATAAGCGGATATATTTCCCGCGTTTCCAACAGGTATCGCCAAATAATCGGGAGCTTTTCCTAATATATCGCATATTTCAAAAGCTGAAGTTTTTTGTCCTTGAAGTCTGTAAGGATTAATGGAATTGACGAGAGTTATAGGATAATTATTCGTAATCTCTATAACCGATTTTAACGCTTCGTCAAAATTTCCGTTTATCGCTATAACTTTAGCGCCATACATTAAAGCCTGCGCCAATTTTCCTAAAGCGATATTTCCATCGGGAATAAGAACTATGCATTGAATATTGCTCCTTGCGGCGTATGCTGCTGCCGATGCCGAAGTATTTCCTGTAGAAGCGCACATTATAGCTTTAGAGCCTTCTTCCAAAGCTTTAGCTACTGCCATTACCATTCCTCTATCCTTAAAAGAACCTGTTGGATTTAATCCATCATATTTAAAATATAATTCTATTCCTCCAAGTTTTTTTCCTATTTTTTCGGCTTTTATTAAAGGCGTATTTCCTTCATTTAAACTTATAAGCGGAGTTTTATCGGTTATCGGTAAATAAGATTTATATTCTTTGAGTAATCCTTTCCATGCTTTCATAATTTGAACCTTTTTACAAAATTATTAATATTTTAAGAATATACTTAAATATAAATTTTTTCAATAAGATTATTTTTATTATAAAAATTATTTTAAATAATGGCGTTTGTGATTATTAAAAATATTTTAAATTAATCCATGCTAAAATTCTGATATATAAACTTAAACGGTATATACACCTTCCCGTTTTCCGCATAATCTCTAAGTAAGCCTTGAGGTGGCGGTTTTAATTTTTTAGCGTATTCTATCGCTTTTGAACAGGAATTATCTAAACTGCCTTGTCCAATTTGAGATTTCTTTAAAAACTTTTCAAATAAAATATTTCCGTCTTCGTCTATTGAAATTAAAACTTCAACTTCGTCCGTTCTCAAAAGTCCTAAATAATGCGCTTGATTTGGAATCGTTAAATACCAAGAATCTCTTATTGAACCTACTAAAGAATAAAAATACCAAAAATATTCTTGAGCCTTCGTTCCTAATTGAATGCCTCCCGTTTGGCTCGAAAGAACAACCGCTCTGTCCGCTCCGTCTTCAAAAGAAGCGGGAATTTTTGTATTTCCTTTAATTCCAGGATTTTTAGGTTTATAAGTTTCAACTTTTTCTCTGCTTATATTTTCGCCTAATTCGTTTCTTTTTATATTATTATCGTTATTATTTGGAGATATATTTTCTCTTCTTTCGACTATCGGACTATTTGCTCCGTCTCCGAAAAATGAAAATACAGAAGTGTCTGAAAAAGTTTTTGAAGGATTAACATTTATCTGTCCTCTCGACCTTAAAGATTTGTCGGAAGCAAAAAGAGTATCCTCTTCGTTTTTTTCTTCTTCTTCAATATCGGGCGTTTCGACTAAAAACATATAATCGTCTTTTTTTATATTTTCTTCCAATTCTTCGGCTCTGTCATAGGCAAAAACCGATTTCATAATAGAAGTATTTATAAAACTAAAAACAAATATATGCAAAATTAACGAAACTATTATTGCAAAAATCGTGTCTTTTCTTCTGATTATTTTATTTCTCATATTATTTTATTATTCAATAAAGTTTGATTATTAATTATAAAATATAAACTATAAAATTTCAAATATGGTTAAAAGATAATTCATAATTGATTATATAAAAAAATTATATATAGTGTATAATAATAATTAGAGGTTTACAAATGAAATATATTAAGAATAATTATTTTTCCGACAGAGTTTTAAGAGTGGATTTAAAAAAGTATTTTGACGATGATAAAAATTGCCAAACTGCTTTTGATTATATAAAAAATCTTTATTATAAAAATAATTTAGAAAAGTTAAACGAAAGCCAATTAGAAGAAAATTTTATAAAACCTATATTAAACGATATATTTGAATATAAATATTTAACTCAAGAAAAAATTACAATATTCGGACAACAATTAAAACCCGATTATATTTTATTTCCAAACGAAAAAGCAAAAAAGAATTATATCGATAAGAAAGATTATAAAGATATATTATTAATATTCGAGGCTAAAGAATGGGCAAGAGAGCTTGACACAAAAACAATAGCGCAATCTCCGCATATGCAACTTGTTCGTTATAATATGTTTATAGGCGTTCGATACGGAATATTGTCAAACGGCAAAGAATGGAGATTATATGATTTGAAAGATAAAAAGTCAGAAAAAATATTCTTTTCTATAGATTTGGAAGATATTATTAAAAATGACGATTACGAATTTTTTCAATATTTTTACTATATTTTTAGAAAAAAGTATTTTATAGCCGAAGAAAAAGAAATTGAAAGCAAAGCGGATAAAATAAGCATCATAAACGAAATGGCGATAAATGAAATAGAAGAAGATTTAAAAAATATAATATATGGCGACAATTCCATTATAGAAAAAATAGGACAGATTTTATATAGAAATTATAACGATAGAAGTCTAAACGAGTTGTTTAATCAATCAATAATTATGGCTTATAGATTATTATTCATATCCTATTTTGAAACTAAATACGAAAGTCAATTATTTTATGAACATGACAATTATAAAATTAAAGCGTTGTTTACATTGTATAAAAATTTAGAAAAACATTTTAGCGGAGCAAAAGTTAATCCTAAATTAAACGCTTATAAAGAACTATGCGATTTATTTAATATTTTAGACGAAGGAAGCGTTCCTTTTAATATTCCTCTTTTAAATGGCGGATTATTTGAAAAGAATAAAGCTCCTTTGCTTCATAATGAAAAATTATTTACTAACGAGGAGGTATTTGATATTTTAAAAGAACTTTTGCAAATAAGAGATGATAAGAACAAAATAAATATTAGAAATTTTGCGATTATGTCGGTTACTCATATTGGAAATATTTACGAAGGCTTATTGCAATATAATTTTAGAAAAGCGGGAAACGATAAAACATATTATTTGGAATATAGAGACGATACGAATAAATCAAAAAACGGTTATTATGATATTCACGATTATCAATTAATGAAAAAGAATAAAAATATAAAAATAGATATTGAAAAAGAAATAGAGCCTAATTCTATTTATTTGGTTAATAATTCAAACGAAAGAAAAATGAGCGCAAGTTATTATACTCCAGCTTCAATTTCAAATTTTATGGTAAAAGACGCCGTTAATATTATTTTAAATGAGAAAAAATACAAGGAAAATATACTTTCTTTAAAAGTTTTAGATAACGCTTGCGGAAGCGGACATTTTTTAGTGGATTTTTTGGACGCTTTAACGGAAAACATTTATTCGAGAATATTTAACGGAGAGAAAAAAGAGGGAGATTTTTATTATTTATACGATTTTATAATTAAAGAAAAAGATAAAATTAAAGAGAATTTGAAAAAATACAATTTAGACGATTTGGAAATAGACGAACTTCAAATATTAAAAAGAATTTTATTAAAGAAAATAATATACGGAGTAGATATAAATTATTTTTCGGTAGAACTTACCCGTTTAAGTTTGTGGCTTAAAACTTTTATATTTGGAACTCCTTTAAGTTTTATAGAACATCACATTAAAGAAGGCAATTCATTAATCGGCTCTTCGATAGAGGAAGGAAATAAAATATTCAGCGAAAGCGAAAAATCGGACGAATTTTTTAAAACAAATTTTAAAGAAATATTTGACGACTTGAAAAATATATCCGAAAAATTATCATCTTTACCAGATAGCACAACGGAAGAAATTGAAAACTCTAAAAAAATATACTCTGAAGAAATATATCCAAAACAAAAAAGATTGTCTCAAATACTAGATTTAATAACATATAAAAAATTATCGGCATCTCTCAAAAAGAAAAAAGAAACGGAAATTTTAAGTTTGGATACTTACGGAATTTTTACAAATATTGAAAATTATATCGACTTAGAGAATGAAGACGCTTTATTAGAAGTCGGAAGAATAAAAAATAAATATAAATTTTTTCATTACGATATTGAATTTCCAGAAAGTTATAATTACGGTTTCGATATTATTATAGGAAATCCGCCTTGGGATAAAGTAAAATTGGACGATAAAGATTTTTTCTCAAAATATAGAAGCAATTATAGAACGATGAAAAATAGCGAGAAAAAAGCTACTCAAGATAATTTGCTTAAATACTCTAAAGAAATTAAAGAAGAATATTTGAATACGGGAATTTATATAAATACATTGTCGTCATATTATAATAAATATTATCCGCTAAACGAAGGAGCGGGCGATACGAATTTATATAAACTTTTTATGGAAAGAAATATAAATTTACTTTCGCAAAAAGGTTCTTTGATTTATATAACTCCTTCTACTTGGAGTTACGAGGAAGGCTCGATTAATTTGAGGAAATATATTTTTGACAATATTAAATTTAAATATTTTTATCAATTTGAAAATAGAAATAAAATTTTTAGAGATGTGGATTCGAGATATAAATTCGCGATTTGGAGTTTGCAAAAATTAAATCCCGACAAATCAAAAGCAGATTTTGACAAATTGCCTTGCTTTTTTATGGAGCTTGAAACCGACAGACTTTATAACGAAAAAATAAAAGATATATTTTATTCGCTCAATTTTTCAAGAAATTTATTTTACGACTCTTATATGATTCCCGAAATTAGAGACAAAAACGATTTGAAAATATTGCAAAAAACTTATTCGGTTGGAAAAATTATCGACACAAATTATATAGATTTTTACAATGAACTTCATTTAACTATTGATAAAGATATATTTTTGGAAGATAGAAATAATAACGAAATGTTTCTTTATCAAGGCAGAATGATTAATCAATTCAATTCTTCTTTTGAAAAGCCTCAATATTTTGTGGACGAAAACGAGCTTAAGAAAAGAATTCTTTCAAAAGAAATTTATAGAATGATACAAAATATTTACGAAGAAAAAAATATAAATAATTTGAAACGAAACAATAAAAGCAAAGAAGCTACAATTTTGGAATATTTTAATTTCGATAAAAGAGAGGATTTGGAAAAATATATAGTTTATGATTATAATTTTCCAAGATTGGCTTTTAGAGGAGTAGCGAGCAATACTAATGAAAGAACTTTAATAAGCGCAATTCTTCCGCCAAACTCTACGGCGGGAAATTCTTTATATTTGTCTTATTCAAAAAAATATTATTTGGAAAATAAAGATATAAAAATAAAGAAAATTCCTTTTGAAAGGCTTTTGTGGGTTAATGCGATTTTCAATAGCGTTATTATAGATTATATAATTCGTTTATATGTAGACATGGCGGTTAATAAAATATATTTAATGAAAATTCCTTTGATACATGCATCGGAAGAAGAATTAAAGAAAAATCCTTATAACGAAATAATTGAAAATGCTTTTGTTTTAAATTTATATAATAATAAAGAATTGAAATCTCTTTATAAAACGAGCGTTGAAATTCCTAAAAACGATAAAGATTATAATATGATTCAAATAAGAAACGATATTTTGATTGCCAAACTTTATAATATAACTTTCGAGGAATTTGCAAGAATTGTCGATAGTTTTAAAGTTCTTAAAAATAAATACCCAGAATATACAAATACTTTAATAGATAAAGCAAGAAGCGAATTATAAATAAAGAGCAGTATAATAAAATAATAGAAATAATTTTTAATGAATTTTATTAAAAGCGTATTTTTTTGACTTCTATCCGTTTTACTCTGCGGGCTTTTAGCCTATCGTTGATATAAAGAAAGTAAGTATAAATTTTGACTTTCTTATAATACAAAATAATAAACGCATAAAAAATTAAAAATCAAACTCCATAGGGTCAAATCCCGTTCTTTTATTATTATTCATAGAGTCTATTTTTTTTATATCTTCCTCTTCCAAACTAAAATCGAATATATCTATATTTTCTTCTATTCTTTCTTTTGTAATAGATTTTGGAATTACCACTATTTTATTTTCTATATTCCATCTTAATATTATTTGAGCTACCGTTTTATTATATTTTTCGGCTATACTTTCCAATGTTTTATTATCTATGAGTTTTCCTCTTGCAAGAGGCGACCAAGCTTCGATATTCATATTATGGCTTTTGCAAAACTCTATTAATTCTTTTCTGTTTAAGTTCGGATGCCTTTCTATTTGATTGATTACGGGAGCGATTACGCAATTAGCAAATATATCGTTTAAATGTTTTATTTCAAAATTGCTCACTCCGATTGCTCTCGCTTTTTTGATTTGATATATATTTTCTAAAGCTCGCCAAGTGTCTAAATATCTTTCTTTTTTCTGTCCTGGCCAATGAATTAAAAGCAAATCGACATAATCCATATTTAATTTTTTTAGACTCTCTTCAAAAGATTCTCTAGTAGATTTATATCCTTGATTTGTATTCCATATTTTAGTAGTTATAAAAACTTTCTCTCTATCGATTCCAGTTTTTCTTATAGCTTCTCCAAGCTCTCTTTCGTTATCATAGAATTGAGCCGTGTCAAATTTTCTATATCCCGAATCTATAGCCCATTTTACGGCGTTATACAATTCTTTTTTATCGGTTATTTTATATATTCCAAGTCCTAAAATCGGCATTTCGATTCCATTGTTTAATTTTACATTTATCATTTTACATCTCCTTTTTTTGATATATTATATAATATTTTAAGAATAAAATAAAATGGTTAAAATTTTGTTTTTTAACGATATAATAAAATCTATAGGCAAAATAACGGTTTTGACGAAATAGTATAAAAATGTTTTATTTAAAAGAATTGAAAAATATTAGTAAATATATTGCTTGTAGATTTCTTTTTATGCATCATAAAGATATTAAAATTGTAAATATTGATAAAATAGGCAAAGTTCAAGTTGTGCTTTGGCAAATCAAAAAAGAATGTATTATAAAATGTTTGTAAAAATAGTAAAGCGAGTCCTATTAATAGAACCCGCTTTTTTAAAATAAAAAATTAAAATTATAATAATTTTTGTTCTCTCATAGCCTCGTATAAAGTGTCGTATCCTTTAAGCTCTTTCTCGCCCGTAATTATCCACTCGTTCAAGCCTTCCATAGCCATCATTTTTTTTATAATAGGATTTTCCTTTTTTTGAGACATAAGCATTTTAACAAAATTATCCGATATTTCAGAATCGATATTTGGCATAACCGTGAAGTTGCAATGACAAAAATCGGGGCTTGTGTAAAAAGAGATTAAATCTCCGTCAGGATATAATCCTTCTTCCAAAATTCTTATCCAAGTATTAGAGCCTATAGTTCCCGCATCCAAAGAACCATTTTTTAAGCCTTCCAATACATCCCATTCGCTTCTGCCTGTATCTCCATGTTTTCCCAAATCGGAATTATATCTTATAATGTTTACGCTTTCGTTATCTATTTCTAAATTATTAATATCGGATTCTTTAATTTTTAATCCGTTTTTATTTAGATAATAAATAGCCATTATATTAGCTTGAGAAGAATCGGCGCTTCCAACTCCAAGTTTTTTGCCTTTCAAATCTTCAATATTTTTTATTTTGCTATCTTTTTTAACTACAAATTTTGTAGACCAATGTAAATCGGTATCTCTCATAGCTATAGCTTTAGCTTTATTGTCTGTCGCGTATAATGTTCTTATCCAAGCGACATTTGTATTCCAAGCTATATCTATATGTCCTTTTAATAAAGAATCTACTTGCCTTTCATAATTTGAAAATAAAACATAATCGAGCTTGCATCCGTATTCGTTGCTATAATCTCTTATTATATCCCAAATTCCAACCACTTTAGGGTCATAAGCTACCGCGCCTAATAATATAGTTTTCATTTTATCTCCTTTTTTTAAAATCAAATTTACTATTTTAAATTAAGAAACTATAGCCTTTCCAAGCCATGTTTTTAATACATCGATACCAGGAGCCATAACGGGCGCAGCCAAAGCGTCTCTCATATATCTTTCTAACGGAAGCCTTTTTGCATAAGCGTTTCCTCCGCCCAATTTCATGGCTTTCTGACAAACTTCTACCGCTATTTCAATAGAGTTTATTCTGCAAGCAAATATTTTTAATCCAGAATCGGCTTCGTTATTGTCGAGGCTTTCGGCTGATGCAAATGTAAACGCTACGGCAGATTGCATTTTTGTATATATTTCGGCTAAATTTACTTGCACCATTTCAATATCGGCTAAAGATTGTCCGCTTGTATATTTTCTATTTTTTGTATAATCTAAAATGCAATTATAAGCGTTTCTTGCAAGTCCGCTATAAACCGCTCCCAAACCGACAACGAAATAAGGTAAAACGCTTCCGCATTGATTTTCTCCGTCTCCTTCTTTGCCTATTCTATAAGAAATATCAAGTTCCACATTATCGTAAGCTACGGGCATAGACGCATTTCCTCTCATTCCTAAACCGTCCCATTTATTTTCTTCATGGGTAATTCCTTTTGAATTATTATGAACGAGCCAATTATTTAATGTTCCCTTATTTTCGCAAGAATTGGTAAGAGTTAAATAATAGTCGGCAAATAATGCGCTTGTAACGAAACTCTTTCTTCCGTTTAATATTATTCTACTTCCAGATTTAGTTTCCGTCATATCGGGACTTCCAAAATGCGTTCCGCTTCCGCTTTCGCTATATGCCAAAGCTATTGCAACTTCTCCTTTCGCAATTTTAGGCAAGAATTCTTTTTTCTGTTCTTCAGTTCCGTAATCAATTAAGCATTTAGTTCCAGCGTTATGCATCATATAACATAATCCCGTTGTAGCGCAGTAATTAGCCAATGCATGAACTACTTCGGCATGCTCTTTAGCTCCTCCGCCCATTCCTCCGTATTCTTTTGGAACTATAAGCCCCATATAGCCTTGTTTTCTTAATTCGTTATAGGCTTCTTTCGGAAATCTTCCGTTTTTGTCAACCTCTTCCGTATAAGGTTTAACATGCTGTTCTGCAAATTTAATTGCATCTTCAAAAATTTTACTCATTTTTGTTCTCCTTAAAGTATTTTAATATTTTTTATATATAAATTTTTATTTATATATCACATAAAATTAGGCGTATGTTTTTTCGATATATCCACCGCCAAGTCTTCGTCTATTCCTATTTCTGTTAGTCTTTGAACTCTATTTTCATGCATTTGATTTTTAAGTTCGCTTACAAGTTCCATTCCGTTTTTATACTGATTATAAGAAGTTCCGCCGCCCGCAAGAAAAGCCATAGATTCTATTAATAAAGTCGATTCTCCGTTTAATTCGTCCAAATATTCTTTTCTTTTAAATACCGCTTCTTTTAAAATATTCACTTTATTAGGATTATGTTTTAATATTTCTTTAATATGATTCGTTCCGTATCTAACATGTCGAGTTTCGTCTATTCTAACCAATCTTAATAATTTTTGAGTCGGTTCGTCTTTTGTATATTTTTCTAAAAAACTCAGTAAATCCAAAAAAGTTCCTTCTCCCATTACATGCAACAAAAAGCTCGATTTTATATAATTACTTTCGGCGTATAAAGTATATAAAGAATTTTGAGTAATAATCGAAGAATATTGAACTCCCATGCCGTTTATATTCGCTCTTTTAATAAACGCTTCTATATGTCTCGCTTCGTCATTAATTAGAGAAGATAAAAATACGGGAATCTCGTAAAAATACGGACTAACTTTTGCTATAAATTTACTTGGCACATATAAAGCTGAAAATTCGTTTTCTGTTAAATATGTCATAATTTGAGCTATAGCAAATTCCATATCTTTATCGTAATTCGGTATATTATCCCAATCTATATCGACAGAAGTATTCCATTGAGTTTTTTTGCTTTCTTCGTAAAGTTTTGAAATATTATTATTCCATAAATCCTCTTTATAATGCAAGTCAAAACCGTAATTTGGAGAGCCTTCTTCAGGCAAACTATTTCTTGGAGCGAGTCCTATATTTAACGGAGGATTGCTTTCTAAACGATTAATATCAGCTTCAAATTTTGGAAAATTATCGTTCGACTTTTTCTTTATATAGTAGCTATATAATTCTTTATTATTTTTCTTATCTAAAAATATTTCGCCTTTAAATATGCAGTAGGATTTTAAATCGTTTTCAAGATTATTGTAAAACGAAATTATCTCTATAATATCGTCCTTTTTAGAAACTAAAAGAGCGTTTTCAATCCTAAAGAAAAACGATTTGCCGATGGGAATATCGCCCAAAAATATACTTTTGCTATGATTATAACTCATAATGCTATCCTTAAAATAAAATGTAAATAAATTAATTTTTTATAAT
Protein-coding regions in this window:
- a CDS encoding TonB C-terminal domain-containing protein, which encodes MRNKIIRRKDTIFAIIVSLILHIFVFSFINTSIMKSVFAYDRAEELEENIKKDDYMFLVETPDIEEEEKNEEDTLFASDKSLRSRGQINVNPSKTFSDTSVFSFFGDGANSPIVERRENISPNNNDNNIKRNELGENISREKVETYKPKNPGIKGNTKIPASFEDGADRAVVLSSQTGGIQLGTKAQEYFWYFYSLVGSIRDSWYLTIPNQAHYLGLLRTDEVEVLISIDEDGNILFEKFLKKSQIGQGSLDNSCSKAIEYAKKLKPPPQGLLRDYAENGKVYIPFKFIYQNFSMD
- a CDS encoding aldo/keto reductase produces the protein MINVKLNNGIEMPILGLGIYKITDKKELYNAVKWAIDSGYRKFDTAQFYDNERELGEAIRKTGIDREKVFITTKIWNTNQGYKSTRESFEESLKKLNMDYVDLLLIHWPGQKKERYLDTWRALENIYQIKKARAIGVSNFEIKHLNDIFANCVIAPVINQIERHPNLNRKELIEFCKSHNMNIEAWSPLARGKLIDNKTLESIAEKYNKTVAQIILRWNIENKIVVIPKSITKERIEENIDIFDFSLEEEDIKKIDSMNNNKRTGFDPMEFDF
- the thrC gene encoding threonine synthase; translated protein: MKAWKGLLKEYKSYLPITDKTPLISLNEGNTPLIKAEKIGKKLGGIELYFKYDGLNPTGSFKDRGMVMAVAKALEEGSKAIMCASTGNTSASAAAYAARSNIQCIVLIPDGNIALGKLAQALMYGAKVIAINGNFDEALKSVIEITNNYPITLVNSINPYRLQGQKTSAFEICDILGKAPDYLAIPVGNAGNISAYWMGFKEYKDKNIVSNLPKMIGFEAEGSAAIVKNKIIENPQTLATAIKIGNPASWKLAVNAANESKGFIDSVTDDEILEAYSMLAKEEGIFAEPASAASLAGIIKTYKNGKLKKGDIIVSVLTGNGLKDPDNAIKISNAPIKVENNIEEIRKVIGL
- a CDS encoding ferritin-like domain-containing protein, producing MSYNHSKSIFLGDIPIGKSFFFRIENALLVSKKDDIIEIISFYNNLENDLKSYCIFKGEIFLDKKNNKELYSYYIKKKSNDNFPKFEADINRLESNPPLNIGLAPRNSLPEEGSPNYGFDLHYKEDLWNNNISKLYEESKKTQWNTSVDIDWDNIPNYDKDMEFAIAQIMTYLTENEFSALYVPSKFIAKVSPYFYEIPVFLSSLINDEARHIEAFIKRANINGMGVQYSSIITQNSLYTLYAESNYIKSSFLLHVMGEGTFLDLLSFLEKYTKDEPTQKLLRLVRIDETRHVRYGTNHIKEILKHNPNKVNILKEAVFKRKEYLDELNGESTLLIESMAFLAGGGTSYNQYKNGMELVSELKNQMHENRVQRLTEIGIDEDLAVDISKKHTPNFM
- a CDS encoding phosphate/phosphite/phosphonate ABC transporter substrate-binding protein encodes the protein MKTILLGAVAYDPKVVGIWDIIRDYSNEYGCKLDYVLFSNYERQVDSLLKGHIDIAWNTNVAWIRTLYATDNKAKAIAMRDTDLHWSTKFVVKKDSKIKNIEDLKGKKLGVGSADSSQANIMAIYYLNKNGLKIKESDINNLEIDNESVNIIRYNSDLGKHGDTGRSEWDVLEGLKNGSLDAGTIGSNTWIRILEEGLYPDGDLISFYTSPDFCHCNFTVMPNIDSEISDNFVKMLMSQKKENPIIKKMMAMEGLNEWIITGEKELKGYDTLYEAMREQKLL
- a CDS encoding acyl-CoA dehydrogenase family protein, with product MSKIFEDAIKFAEQHVKPYTEEVDKNGRFPKEAYNELRKQGYMGLIVPKEYGGMGGGAKEHAEVVHALANYCATTGLCYMMHNAGTKCLIDYGTEEQKKEFLPKIAKGEVAIALAYSESGSGTHFGSPDMTETKSGSRIILNGRKSFVTSALFADYYLTLTNSCENKGTLNNWLVHNNSKGITHEENKWDGLGMRGNASMPVAYDNVELDISYRIGKEGDGENQCGSVLPYFVVGLGAVYSGLARNAYNCILDYTKNRKYTSGQSLADIEMVQVNLAEIYTKMQSAVAFTFASAESLDNNEADSGLKIFACRINSIEIAVEVCQKAMKLGGGNAYAKRLPLERYMRDALAAPVMAPGIDVLKTWLGKAIVS
- a CDS encoding Eco57I restriction-modification methylase domain-containing protein; the protein is MKYIKNNYFSDRVLRVDLKKYFDDDKNCQTAFDYIKNLYYKNNLEKLNESQLEENFIKPILNDIFEYKYLTQEKITIFGQQLKPDYILFPNEKAKKNYIDKKDYKDILLIFEAKEWARELDTKTIAQSPHMQLVRYNMFIGVRYGILSNGKEWRLYDLKDKKSEKIFFSIDLEDIIKNDDYEFFQYFYYIFRKKYFIAEEKEIESKADKISIINEMAINEIEEDLKNIIYGDNSIIEKIGQILYRNYNDRSLNELFNQSIIMAYRLLFISYFETKYESQLFYEHDNYKIKALFTLYKNLEKHFSGAKVNPKLNAYKELCDLFNILDEGSVPFNIPLLNGGLFEKNKAPLLHNEKLFTNEEVFDILKELLQIRDDKNKINIRNFAIMSVTHIGNIYEGLLQYNFRKAGNDKTYYLEYRDDTNKSKNGYYDIHDYQLMKKNKNIKIDIEKEIEPNSIYLVNNSNERKMSASYYTPASISNFMVKDAVNIILNEKKYKENILSLKVLDNACGSGHFLVDFLDALTENIYSRIFNGEKKEGDFYYLYDFIIKEKDKIKENLKKYNLDDLEIDELQILKRILLKKIIYGVDINYFSVELTRLSLWLKTFIFGTPLSFIEHHIKEGNSLIGSSIEEGNKIFSESEKSDEFFKTNFKEIFDDLKNISEKLSSLPDSTTEEIENSKKIYSEEIYPKQKRLSQILDLITYKKLSASLKKKKETEILSLDTYGIFTNIENYIDLENEDALLEVGRIKNKYKFFHYDIEFPESYNYGFDIIIGNPPWDKVKLDDKDFFSKYRSNYRTMKNSEKKATQDNLLKYSKEIKEEYLNTGIYINTLSSYYNKYYPLNEGAGDTNLYKLFMERNINLLSQKGSLIYITPSTWSYEEGSINLRKYIFDNIKFKYFYQFENRNKIFRDVDSRYKFAIWSLQKLNPDKSKADFDKLPCFFMELETDRLYNEKIKDIFYSLNFSRNLFYDSYMIPEIRDKNDLKILQKTYSVGKIIDTNYIDFYNELHLTIDKDIFLEDRNNNEMFLYQGRMINQFNSSFEKPQYFVDENELKKRILSKEIYRMIQNIYEEKNINNLKRNNKSKEATILEYFNFDKREDLEKYIVYDYNFPRLAFRGVASNTNERTLISAILPPNSTAGNSLYLSYSKKYYLENKDIKIKKIPFERLLWVNAIFNSVIIDYIIRLYVDMAVNKIYLMKIPLIHASEEELKKNPYNEIIENAFVLNLYNNKELKSLYKTSVEIPKNDKDYNMIQIRNDILIAKLYNITFEEFARIVDSFKVLKNKYPEYTNTLIDKARSEL